Proteins found in one Rhodothermales bacterium genomic segment:
- a CDS encoding inositol monophosphatase, translating into MDNSFTPERDAAVRAARAAALIIREHAGVVSRDDIREKGRHDLVTEIDEQSQRLIMRQLADQFPDYGFLAEEDTEGARAAASRRWIIDPIDGTTNFTHGVPPYAVSIALAEDDEVVVGVVLEVVSGETFTAVRGAGAFLDGRPMHVSTSPDLSGSLISTGFPYRAVDHLDAYLDVLGKFMYGCQGVRRHGSAAIDLAYLAAGRFDGFFETGLMPWDVAAGVLLIREAGGRVTQFSGTGDPVFSRQIMGSNGRIHDQMIDVVKPLAAVVD; encoded by the coding sequence ATGGACAACTCCTTCACTCCCGAGCGCGATGCCGCCGTTCGGGCCGCGCGGGCGGCGGCTCTGATCATTCGGGAGCACGCGGGCGTTGTCAGTCGCGACGATATCCGTGAGAAAGGACGGCACGATCTGGTTACGGAGATTGACGAGCAGTCGCAGCGGCTGATCATGCGGCAACTGGCCGATCAGTTTCCCGACTACGGTTTTCTCGCAGAAGAGGACACCGAGGGGGCCCGAGCCGCGGCTTCGCGTCGGTGGATAATCGATCCGATCGACGGGACAACCAACTTCACGCACGGCGTACCTCCGTATGCCGTCAGCATCGCACTGGCGGAAGACGACGAAGTTGTTGTCGGCGTGGTCCTGGAGGTTGTCAGTGGCGAGACCTTCACGGCTGTCCGCGGAGCCGGAGCCTTTCTCGACGGCCGGCCGATGCATGTAAGCACATCGCCCGATCTGTCGGGCAGCTTGATATCAACCGGATTTCCGTATCGGGCGGTAGATCATCTTGATGCGTATCTCGACGTACTAGGCAAGTTCATGTATGGCTGTCAGGGTGTCCGACGCCACGGCAGCGCCGCCATCGATCTCGCCTACCTCGCCGCAGGGCGCTTCGACGGATTCTTCGAGACCGGCCTCATGCCGTGGGATGTGGCTGCGGGCGTCCTCCTGATTCGAGAGGCCGGTGGCCGCGTAACGCAGTTCTCGGGAACGGGAGATCCGGTATTCTCTCGTCAGATTATGGGTTCGAACGGAAGAATCCACGACCAGATGATTGACGTCGTGAAGCCGCTTGCCGCAGTCGTCGACTAA